One window of Alkaliphilus metalliredigens QYMF genomic DNA carries:
- the thrS gene encoding threonine--tRNA ligase, whose product MVKVALKDGSVREVEKGTSILDVAKEISQGLARVAIGAELDGKKIDLFAPIEGDCQLSILRFEDEGGEEFLRHTSAHLLAQAVLRLFPNTKLAIGPAIDNGFYYDFDTEHRFIPEDLEKIEAEMQKIVKEDLHVERFELSRDKAIELVKEQGEDYKLELIQDLPEDAVISFYKQGEFTDLCAGPHVLSTGKIKAFKLLSIAGAYWRGDEKNKMLQRIYGTSFTKKADLEAHLERLEEAKKRDHRKIGKELDLFSLNEEGPGFPFFHPNGMIVRNELENFWRREHTKRGYEEIKTPIILNEQLWKQSGHWDHYQENMYFTNIDDANYAVKPMNCPGSILMYKRKMHSYRDLPIRMGELGLVHRHELSGALHGLMRVRCFTQDDAHIFMLPEQIKDEILGVMNFVDYFYKVFGFKYHIELSTRPKDSMGTDEEWDLAINSLREALEENNVKYKLNEGDGAFYGPKIDFHLEDAIGRTWQCGTIQLDFQMPQRFDINYVGADGEKHRPIMIHRVIFGSIERFIGILIEHYAGKFPAWLAPVQAKILPITDNHLEYARKLQQQMLEKDIRVVIDERSEKIGFKIREARLERVPYMLVIGDKEVESETVAVRAREEGELGAVDASKFIGDLVKEIADKA is encoded by the coding sequence ATGGTAAAAGTTGCATTAAAAGATGGTTCGGTACGAGAAGTAGAAAAAGGGACAAGTATTTTAGATGTTGCAAAGGAAATTAGCCAGGGATTAGCTAGAGTTGCAATAGGAGCAGAGCTGGATGGGAAAAAAATTGACTTATTCGCCCCAATAGAGGGGGATTGTCAGCTGAGTATCCTTAGATTTGAAGATGAAGGTGGAGAAGAGTTTTTAAGACACACCAGTGCCCATCTTCTTGCTCAAGCAGTATTGAGACTTTTCCCAAATACAAAATTAGCAATTGGTCCAGCCATTGATAATGGATTTTATTATGATTTTGATACAGAGCATAGATTTATACCAGAGGACTTAGAGAAAATCGAAGCAGAAATGCAAAAAATTGTTAAAGAAGATTTACATGTAGAGCGCTTTGAATTATCAAGAGATAAGGCAATCGAGCTTGTAAAGGAGCAAGGAGAAGACTACAAGTTAGAATTAATCCAAGATTTGCCTGAAGATGCGGTGATTTCATTTTACAAGCAAGGGGAATTTACAGACCTTTGTGCTGGACCCCATGTCTTGTCCACAGGTAAAATCAAAGCATTTAAACTACTCTCCATTGCTGGAGCCTATTGGCGTGGAGATGAAAAAAACAAAATGCTCCAAAGAATCTACGGGACATCCTTTACGAAGAAGGCGGATCTAGAGGCGCATTTAGAAAGATTAGAAGAAGCTAAAAAACGTGACCATCGAAAAATCGGTAAAGAATTAGACCTATTTAGTTTAAATGAAGAAGGACCTGGATTCCCATTTTTCCATCCAAATGGAATGATCGTCCGAAATGAGTTGGAAAACTTCTGGAGAAGAGAGCATACCAAGCGTGGGTATGAAGAAATCAAAACACCGATTATTTTGAATGAGCAGCTCTGGAAACAATCTGGACATTGGGATCATTATCAAGAAAACATGTATTTTACAAATATTGATGATGCAAATTATGCAGTGAAGCCCATGAATTGCCCAGGATCAATTTTAATGTATAAACGAAAAATGCATAGTTATCGAGATCTACCAATTAGAATGGGAGAGCTTGGTCTAGTCCATCGACATGAGCTATCTGGTGCATTGCACGGATTAATGCGTGTGAGATGCTTTACCCAAGACGATGCCCATATCTTTATGCTACCTGAGCAGATCAAAGATGAAATCCTTGGCGTTATGAATTTCGTAGATTATTTCTATAAGGTCTTCGGGTTTAAGTACCATATTGAATTATCAACAAGACCAAAGGACTCAATGGGAACCGACGAAGAGTGGGATTTAGCAATTAATTCTCTAAGAGAAGCGCTAGAGGAGAATAATGTAAAGTATAAACTCAATGAAGGAGACGGCGCCTTCTATGGTCCCAAAATTGACTTTCATTTAGAGGATGCCATTGGACGAACATGGCAGTGTGGAACAATACAATTGGACTTCCAGATGCCTCAGCGTTTTGACATCAATTATGTGGGAGCAGATGGAGAGAAACATAGACCGATTATGATTCACCGTGTTATTTTCGGAAGTATCGAAAGATTTATTGGTATTTTAATTGAGCATTATGCAGGTAAATTCCCCGCATGGCTGGCCCCGGTTCAAGCAAAGATTTTACCGATTACAGATAATCATTTAGAATATGCCAGAAAACTACAGCAGCAAATGCTTGAAAAGGATATTCGTGTAGTGATAGATGAGCGCAGTGAAAAAATTGGTTTCAAAATTAGAGAAGCCCGTTTGGAAAGAGTACCTTATATGCTTGTTATTGGAGATAAAGAAGTAGAATCAGAAACAGTCGCTGTCAGGGCAAGAGAAGAGGGCGAATTAGGTGCCGTTGATGCTTCAAAATTTATTGGAGATCTTGTAAAAGAAATTGCTGATAAGGCGTAA
- a CDS encoding ATP-dependent metallopeptidase FtsH/Yme1/Tma family protein: MKKRIIIILLFIFIILTVISSYTVWSNNSVGPQFTGGDRLLIIGITSILFIYYMKLDRPAQLAHATIKTEKKEKDTNTKETFTKPKTTFEDVAGLDEVKEELAEVIDFINQSEKYKKMGAKIPKGILFHGPPGTGKTLLASAVAGETKSTFFSASGSEFVEKYVGVGAKRIRTLFEKAKKEAPSVIFIDEVDAIGAKRHLDSNNEKDQTLNQLLVELDGFNTDQTVVVIAATNRMDLLDEALLRPGRFDRHMYISNPNVRAREEILKVHTKNKPLCPKIEIKNLARKTHGMSGAHLANISNEAAIIAVREDAEVISLDHFDQAIERVIAGLQVRNPTVLQKEKEIVAFHEAGHALVGKILGTDMVQKVSIIPRGQALGYVLQMPEDDRYIYTQQELYHKIMVMLGGRAAEQLIFNHLSTGAKDDLKKATELGMQMVCDYGMSDLGYVYNEANMIHAMSNDLNKEMNHIVKGCFEKTIHQLKTYEKQLNDIAKALLDRETLNGDELEELLGDFKQAPVKTKEELEAV, from the coding sequence GTGAAAAAAAGGATTATTATTATTCTGCTTTTTATATTTATTATCCTTACAGTCATTTCAAGTTATACTGTATGGAGTAATAATAGTGTAGGTCCCCAGTTTACAGGAGGCGATCGCTTATTAATTATCGGGATCACTTCTATTCTCTTTATATATTATATGAAATTAGATAGACCCGCACAGTTAGCTCATGCAACCATTAAAACCGAGAAAAAGGAAAAAGATACAAACACTAAAGAAACCTTTACAAAACCTAAAACAACATTCGAGGATGTAGCAGGATTAGACGAGGTAAAGGAAGAACTAGCAGAGGTCATTGACTTCATTAATCAATCAGAAAAATATAAGAAAATGGGAGCCAAGATACCCAAGGGAATTCTTTTCCATGGCCCCCCTGGAACCGGCAAGACATTACTTGCTTCTGCAGTGGCTGGGGAAACAAAATCAACCTTTTTTTCAGCAAGTGGTTCAGAGTTTGTGGAAAAGTATGTAGGTGTAGGCGCTAAACGTATCCGTACACTATTTGAAAAGGCGAAAAAAGAAGCGCCTAGCGTGATTTTCATTGATGAGGTTGATGCCATTGGTGCCAAAAGACATTTAGATAGTAATAATGAAAAGGACCAAACCCTCAATCAACTTCTTGTAGAGTTAGATGGCTTCAATACCGACCAAACAGTGGTGGTCATCGCAGCCACCAACCGAATGGATCTATTAGATGAAGCGCTTCTACGTCCCGGTCGCTTTGACCGTCACATGTATATTAGCAATCCAAATGTACGGGCCAGAGAAGAAATCCTAAAGGTTCATACGAAAAACAAGCCCCTCTGTCCCAAAATTGAAATCAAAAATTTAGCTCGAAAAACCCATGGCATGAGTGGTGCCCACTTAGCAAATATCTCTAACGAAGCTGCCATTATCGCCGTTCGGGAAGATGCTGAAGTCATCAGTTTAGACCATTTTGATCAAGCCATCGAGCGAGTGATCGCAGGACTTCAAGTCAGAAATCCCACCGTGCTTCAAAAAGAAAAGGAAATCGTTGCCTTCCATGAGGCTGGACACGCCTTAGTGGGTAAAATTTTAGGAACAGACATGGTACAAAAAGTATCTATTATTCCACGGGGACAGGCCCTGGGCTATGTACTCCAAATGCCTGAAGATGATCGCTATATCTATACACAGCAAGAGCTTTATCATAAAATCATGGTGATGCTTGGTGGCAGGGCTGCAGAACAATTGATTTTCAATCATTTGTCTACAGGTGCTAAGGATGACTTAAAAAAAGCCACTGAGTTAGGGATGCAAATGGTATGTGACTATGGTATGAGTGATTTAGGCTATGTTTATAATGAAGCCAATATGATTCATGCCATGAGTAATGACTTAAATAAAGAGATGAACCATATTGTTAAAGGTTGCTTTGAGAAAACCATTCATCAACTGAAAACCTATGAAAAACAATTAAATGACATCGCCAAAGCATTGCTAGATCGAGAAACATTAAATGGCGATGAGCTGGAGGAACTCTTAGGAGACTTCAAGCAAGCCCCAGTTAAAACCAAGGAAGAATTAGAAGCAGTATAA